From Halanaeroarchaeum sulfurireducens, a single genomic window includes:
- a CDS encoding DUF5795 family protein — MTDNRVVQGRMVTPGKLARIVEGDEILEADGIESADRTCPECGGDVLTVGYMPDVTAYRRGYKCQDCDWATVDDGQ; from the coding sequence ATGACTGACAATCGTGTCGTTCAGGGCCGGATGGTCACCCCCGGTAAACTGGCCCGGATCGTCGAAGGCGACGAGATTCTGGAGGCCGACGGCATCGAAAGTGCCGACCGCACATGTCCGGAGTGCGGCGGAGACGTCCTGACGGTTGGCTACATGCCGGACGTGACCGCCTACCGCCGTGGGTACAAGTGCCAGGATTGCGACTGGGCGACCGTCGACGACGGGCAATGA
- a CDS encoding DUF5794 domain-containing protein, whose product MSSSQHPVALRLERRVGGATRLLATVMLLPLVDGIFAALVLSGGLDSVVGIVQIGLLVFGGSATLAVVIAEMERDMRAQIASVLLVGVPLVALAAVEAAVAPTIESVLDIVIFERFAAVVIIAIAAKTASATIGEYLPRPSIIVALGLIASVEPAGAALTVTPDLELMARAAAAGLVGVGFALALVILRPHIEGLVDIDRFRFGTAIALGTLAFSVIGFIPSNAPLPVFIVAGLLAFDPAATPGDDPDGDLDSSPPDQSVSSDGGNDDYEGHSVESEHSLGQGYDSPVDDPKDDRAPWM is encoded by the coding sequence ATGAGTAGCTCACAGCACCCGGTCGCGTTGCGTCTAGAGCGACGCGTCGGTGGAGCGACCAGACTGCTCGCGACGGTCATGCTCCTCCCCCTCGTCGACGGTATCTTCGCCGCCCTCGTGCTCTCGGGCGGGCTCGACTCGGTCGTCGGCATCGTCCAGATCGGCCTCCTGGTCTTCGGTGGCAGCGCGACGCTCGCGGTGGTCATCGCCGAGATGGAGCGCGATATGCGAGCGCAGATCGCGAGCGTCCTGCTCGTCGGGGTCCCCCTCGTTGCACTCGCCGCCGTCGAAGCCGCGGTCGCGCCGACCATCGAGAGCGTCCTCGACATCGTCATCTTCGAGCGCTTCGCCGCAGTCGTCATCATCGCGATCGCCGCGAAAACCGCCTCGGCGACTATCGGTGAGTATCTTCCTCGGCCCAGTATCATCGTTGCCCTCGGGCTCATCGCAAGCGTCGAACCGGCCGGCGCAGCCCTCACCGTGACGCCGGACCTCGAGTTGATGGCCCGGGCCGCCGCCGCGGGGCTGGTCGGGGTCGGGTTCGCCTTGGCTCTGGTGATCCTCCGGCCCCACATCGAGGGGCTCGTCGATATCGATCGGTTCCGCTTCGGGACCGCCATCGCGCTCGGGACCCTGGCGTTCTCGGTCATCGGTTTCATCCCGAGCAACGCGCCACTGCCCGTGTTCATCGTTGCGGGCCTGCTCGCGTTCGATCCGGCCGCCACGCCCGGCGACGATCCGGATGGTGACCTCGATTCCTCGCCACCCGACCAGTCCGTCTCCTCAGACGGGGGCAACGACGATTACGAGGGCCACTCCGTCGAGTCGGAGCACTCCCTGGGTCAGGGTTACGATTCCCCCGTGGACGACCCCAAGGACGACAGAGCCCCCTGGATGTGA
- the guaB gene encoding IMP dehydrogenase, producing MAKESSQNRPFSEKLEVPEALTFDDVLLRPSESRVEPDEADVSTRISPNVELNVPVLSAAMDTVTESGLAIALAREGGLGVLHRNMDVEEAVAAIERVKRADEMKIRRENVVTASPEQTVKEVDRMMDRAGVGGAPVVDDEDRVLGIISGTDIRPYLEVGEHDEVREAMTDEVITADEEVPPRDALELMYEHKIERVPLVDDENRLAGLVTMQGILARREHEDAARDEDGRLLVGVAVGPFETDRAVAADEAGADALFIDTAHAHNLNVVESARDIKEQVDADVIVGNIGTREAAEDLVDFADGLKVGIGPGSICTTRVVTGAGMPQVTAVSQVADVAAEHDVPVIADGGIRYSGDAAKAIAAGADAVMLGSYFSGTDEAPGRVITIQGKKYKQYRGMGSVGAMQSGGGERYLKEEPEEGEEYVPEGVEAATPYKGSLASELHQLVGGIQSGMGYVGAETIPEFKTDARFVRVSQAGQQEGHPHDVMITDEAPNYKPQSE from the coding sequence ATGGCGAAGGAGAGCTCACAGAACCGTCCGTTTTCCGAGAAGCTAGAGGTACCGGAGGCCCTCACGTTCGACGATGTCTTGCTCAGGCCGAGCGAGAGCCGAGTCGAACCCGACGAGGCCGACGTCTCGACGAGGATCTCCCCGAACGTCGAATTGAACGTCCCCGTTCTCTCAGCGGCGATGGATACCGTCACCGAGAGCGGTCTCGCGATCGCGTTGGCCCGCGAGGGTGGACTCGGCGTCTTGCACCGCAATATGGACGTCGAGGAAGCAGTCGCCGCCATCGAGCGGGTCAAACGCGCCGACGAGATGAAGATCCGCCGCGAGAACGTCGTCACGGCCTCGCCCGAGCAGACCGTCAAAGAGGTCGACCGCATGATGGACCGGGCCGGCGTCGGCGGCGCGCCGGTCGTCGACGACGAGGATCGCGTTCTCGGCATCATTTCGGGGACGGACATCCGCCCGTATCTCGAGGTCGGCGAACACGACGAGGTGCGCGAAGCCATGACCGACGAGGTCATCACGGCAGACGAGGAGGTCCCCCCACGCGACGCGCTCGAGTTGATGTACGAACACAAGATCGAGCGCGTTCCGCTCGTCGACGACGAGAATCGTCTCGCCGGCCTCGTGACGATGCAGGGTATCCTGGCTCGCCGTGAACACGAGGACGCCGCCCGCGACGAGGACGGCAGACTCCTCGTCGGCGTGGCCGTCGGCCCCTTCGAGACGGACCGAGCCGTCGCGGCCGACGAGGCCGGGGCGGATGCGCTCTTCATCGATACCGCTCACGCGCACAACCTCAACGTGGTCGAGAGCGCACGCGATATCAAAGAGCAGGTGGATGCGGACGTCATCGTCGGCAACATCGGCACCCGCGAAGCCGCCGAGGACCTCGTTGACTTCGCCGATGGTCTCAAAGTCGGCATCGGTCCCGGGAGCATCTGTACCACACGTGTGGTCACGGGCGCGGGAATGCCCCAGGTCACTGCCGTCTCACAGGTCGCCGACGTCGCCGCGGAACACGACGTCCCCGTCATCGCCGACGGCGGGATCAGGTATTCGGGCGACGCGGCCAAGGCCATCGCAGCCGGCGCGGACGCGGTAATGCTCGGATCGTATTTCTCGGGGACGGACGAGGCGCCGGGCCGCGTCATCACCATCCAGGGGAAAAAGTACAAGCAGTACCGGGGGATGGGATCGGTCGGTGCGATGCAATCCGGTGGCGGCGAACGATATCTGAAAGAAGAACCGGAGGAGGGCGAGGAGTACGTTCCCGAGGGCGTTGAAGCGGCGACGCCGTACAAGGGCAGTCTCGCCAGCGAACTCCACCAGCTCGTCGGCGGTATCCAGTCAGGAATGGGATACGTCGGCGCAGAGACGATACCGGAATTCAAAACCGATGCTCGCTTCGTCCGCGTCTCCCAGGCCGGACAACAGGAGGGACATCCCCACGACGTGATGATCACCGACGAAGCGCCGAACTACAAACCCCAGTCCGAGTGA
- a CDS encoding GAF domain-containing protein, producing MNVSRVSATGISVVGIGLGGAQVVGSPVSIVGAFTTFPFVLMSAALVYTGYWLARSSQYGTYADRVLIWTGCAAGTFAAVALLVLMSMNGFAANAVPTSPLADMLTAGALAGALVGLYDAQSRERLVALETERDRVEAFARKAESLNRYGKALNQSRDVYEVSALSIEVLELLIGSRDAAVVLVDDETTVVDSTIPDQHRSFLERAAETMAPREPMQVTRCPQDVDMSLPSALDGAEIVAVPVPTGTDGRMVLMALPGAEDPYTEEDLDLLASLSAHVGTAISSVQTDDALSAA from the coding sequence GTGAACGTTTCACGGGTGTCCGCGACAGGCATCTCCGTTGTCGGGATCGGGCTTGGCGGGGCACAGGTCGTGGGGTCACCTGTCTCCATCGTGGGGGCGTTTACGACGTTCCCGTTCGTTTTGATGTCGGCAGCCCTCGTGTACACTGGGTACTGGCTGGCGAGGAGCAGCCAGTACGGAACGTACGCCGACCGTGTCCTCATATGGACGGGCTGTGCCGCGGGCACCTTCGCGGCGGTCGCCCTCCTCGTCCTCATGTCGATGAATGGGTTCGCTGCGAACGCCGTCCCCACGTCTCCGCTCGCCGATATGTTGACCGCCGGAGCGCTGGCCGGTGCGCTCGTTGGATTGTACGACGCCCAGAGCCGGGAGCGACTCGTCGCACTCGAGACCGAACGAGATCGGGTCGAGGCGTTCGCACGAAAAGCCGAGAGTCTCAACCGGTATGGAAAGGCCCTCAATCAGTCCCGAGACGTCTACGAGGTGAGTGCGCTCTCGATCGAGGTCCTCGAACTCCTCATCGGCAGCCGGGACGCCGCCGTAGTTCTGGTCGACGACGAAACGACGGTCGTCGACTCGACGATTCCCGACCAGCATCGGTCGTTCCTCGAACGGGCCGCAGAGACGATGGCACCCCGCGAGCCAATGCAGGTGACCCGGTGTCCGCAGGACGTCGACATGTCCCTCCCGTCGGCCCTGGATGGCGCGGAAATCGTCGCCGTGCCGGTTCCAACGGGAACCGACGGTCGGATGGTGCTGATGGCACTGCCCGGAGCCGAGGACCCGTATACCGAGGAGGACCTCGATTTGCTCGCATCCCTCTCGGCCCACGTGGGCACGGCGATCTCTAGCGTTCAGACGGACGACGCACTCTCCGCGGCCTGA
- a CDS encoding hemolysin family protein, whose protein sequence is MVDVAFSIARILAALFLVVLNGFFVASEFAFVRVRSTSVEQLVEEGRAGSAALEDVMTNLDDYLAATQLGITIASLGLGWIGEPAVAALIEPVLEPLVPAGLIHLVAFALGFSFITFLHVVFGELAPKTIAIADAERISLLLAPPMKVTYYLFIPGIIVFNGTANAFTRLFGIPPASETDETLEEREIRRVLMRSGEEGHVEMAEVDMIERVFDLNDTVVREVMVPRPDMVSVPADMSLTELRSTVLDAGHTRYPVVAADDADQAVGFVDVKDVLRATESGSTSATAGDLARELIVVPETTTINELLLQFRDEQRQMAAVIDEWGVLEGIATVEDVVEAIVGDLRDEFDADIREHSIRRIDDDTYDADGSVTLSAVNETLDTAFEGQGFETLGGLVLDRLGRLPEVGDSVEADDYVVEVTDIDGTRISTLRIRRADDNRDTPGN, encoded by the coding sequence ATGGTAGACGTTGCCTTCTCCATAGCACGGATCCTCGCTGCATTGTTTCTCGTCGTCCTGAATGGGTTCTTCGTGGCCTCGGAATTCGCCTTTGTCCGAGTTCGTTCCACGTCCGTCGAGCAACTGGTCGAGGAGGGTCGCGCCGGATCTGCTGCCCTCGAAGACGTGATGACGAATCTCGATGATTATCTCGCGGCGACGCAACTCGGCATCACCATCGCATCGCTCGGCCTCGGATGGATCGGCGAGCCAGCGGTAGCAGCGCTCATCGAACCCGTCCTCGAACCGTTGGTCCCGGCGGGTCTCATCCACCTTGTGGCGTTCGCACTCGGATTCAGCTTCATCACGTTCCTCCATGTCGTGTTCGGTGAACTCGCGCCAAAGACGATCGCGATTGCGGACGCCGAACGGATCTCACTGCTCCTCGCACCGCCGATGAAGGTGACGTACTATTTGTTCATTCCCGGTATAATCGTGTTCAACGGCACCGCCAACGCGTTCACGCGCCTTTTTGGAATCCCGCCCGCATCCGAAACCGACGAGACGCTCGAAGAGCGTGAAATCCGTCGCGTGTTGATGCGCTCGGGGGAGGAAGGCCACGTCGAGATGGCCGAAGTCGATATGATAGAGCGCGTATTCGATCTCAACGACACTGTGGTCCGTGAAGTAATGGTGCCGCGACCGGACATGGTAAGCGTCCCCGCAGACATGTCGTTGACGGAACTTCGCTCGACGGTTCTCGACGCCGGACATACCCGCTATCCGGTCGTCGCGGCCGACGACGCCGATCAGGCGGTCGGATTCGTCGATGTAAAGGACGTGCTCCGTGCCACGGAATCCGGATCGACGTCGGCGACCGCAGGCGACCTCGCACGCGAACTCATCGTCGTTCCAGAGACGACCACGATCAACGAACTCCTCTTGCAGTTCCGAGACGAGCAGCGACAGATGGCCGCCGTCATCGACGAATGGGGGGTCCTCGAGGGTATCGCGACCGTCGAGGATGTCGTTGAGGCTATCGTCGGCGATCTTCGCGACGAGTTCGACGCCGATATCCGCGAACATTCGATTCGACGGATCGACGATGACACCTATGACGCCGACGGATCGGTCACGCTGTCGGCCGTCAACGAGACACTCGACACTGCGTTTGAGGGACAGGGCTTCGAGACACTTGGTGGATTGGTCCTGGACCGTCTCGGCCGGCTACCGGAGGTCGGCGATAGCGTCGAGGCAGACGACTACGTCGTGGAAGTGACAGACATCGACGGCACACGTATTTCGACGCTCCGGATCAGGAGGGCGGACGATAATCGGGACACACCGGGGAACTGA
- a CDS encoding UPF0175 family protein yields MPSISARIPEDEERELAEVIEILGEDKSTVIRKALNEGLGSLRERIAIRRYQAGEISVNQAARLAGVGIAEWLEIAREHNLTTQLKPEDLESDADAARKL; encoded by the coding sequence GTGCCATCGATCAGTGCTCGCATCCCAGAGGACGAGGAACGTGAACTCGCGGAGGTCATCGAGATCCTTGGCGAAGATAAGAGTACGGTGATCCGGAAAGCCCTCAATGAAGGACTTGGGTCACTCAGGGAGCGTATCGCAATCCGGCGGTACCAGGCTGGAGAGATATCGGTCAATCAAGCGGCACGACTGGCAGGCGTGGGCATCGCGGAATGGCTCGAGATCGCCCGCGAACATAATCTCACCACGCAACTCAAACCCGAGGACCTCGAATCTGACGCTGATGCTGCCCGGAAGCTATGA
- a CDS encoding DNA-3-methyladenine glycosylase family protein: MNDPTEALRSDPFLGPIVEEEEPVTVAAASDPFERLLVSILRQQVSMEAAAAIEGRLFDRVEPTPADIRKADPETMREAGLSTAKVEYVKALAETWADRDWSESYFADKPDETVVEELTNVRGVGPWTAKMFLLFGLGRADVFPVEDLGIRTAMKQVIGEDLSRAEMVETAARWQPYRSYASQYLWRTID; this comes from the coding sequence ATGAACGATCCCACCGAGGCGTTACGCTCCGATCCCTTCCTCGGGCCGATCGTCGAGGAGGAGGAACCGGTCACCGTCGCAGCCGCGTCCGATCCCTTCGAACGCCTGCTCGTCTCGATCCTCCGACAGCAGGTCTCGATGGAGGCGGCAGCGGCGATCGAAGGCCGCCTCTTCGACCGCGTGGAACCCACGCCAGCCGATATCCGAAAGGCGGACCCCGAAACGATGCGGGAGGCCGGACTGTCCACCGCCAAGGTCGAGTATGTCAAAGCGTTGGCCGAGACGTGGGCTGACCGTGACTGGAGCGAGTCATATTTCGCGGACAAACCGGATGAGACAGTCGTCGAGGAATTGACGAACGTCAGAGGAGTGGGACCGTGGACTGCAAAGATGTTCCTCCTGTTCGGTCTGGGCCGAGCGGACGTCTTCCCTGTCGAAGACCTCGGCATCCGAACGGCGATGAAGCAGGTGATCGGCGAGGATCTGAGTCGCGCGGAAATGGTAGAGACGGCGGCGAGGTGGCAACCGTACCGGAGCTACGCCAGCCAGTATCTCTGGCGGACCATCGATTGA